The following are encoded in a window of Arvicanthis niloticus isolate mArvNil1 chromosome 1, mArvNil1.pat.X, whole genome shotgun sequence genomic DNA:
- the Cdc42ep2 gene encoding cdc42 effector protein 2 — translation MSTKVPIYLKRGSRKGKKEKLRDLLSSDMISPPLGDFRHTIHIGSGGGDDMFGDISFLQGKFHLLPGTAVEEAEEDGSFDLPFQFTRTATVCGRELPDGLSPLLKNAISLPVIGGPQALTLPTAQAPPKPPRLHLESPQPSPTSSPQEAGNVDVWRIPEASSPHNGMSPDPEAEEPFLSHASSLLSLHVDLGPSILDEVLQIMDQDLGRVQIPT, via the coding sequence ATGTCCACCAAGGTCCCCATCTATTTGAAACGTGGCAGCCGCAAAGGCAAGAAAGAGAAGCTTCGGGATCTACTGTCCTCAGACATGATCAGCCCACCACTTGGGGACTTTCGTCACACTATTCACAttggcagtggtggtggagaTGACATGTTTGGGGACATCTCCTTCCTGCAGGGCAAGTTCCATCTCCTTCCAGGAACAGCAGtggaagaggctgaggaggaCGGCAGCTTTGACCTTCCCTTCCAGTTTACTCGCACTGCCACAGTGTGTGGGCGAGAGCTCCCTGATGGGCTGTCACCTCTACTCAAAAACGCCATCTCCCTTCCTGTAATCGGTGGGCCCCAGGCCCTCACTCTGCCCACAGCCCAGGCTCCACCTAAGCCTCCTCGCTTGCACCTTGAGTCACCACAGCCTTCtccaacatcctccccacaggaAGCAGGAAATGTGGATGTCTGGAGGATTCCAGAGGCTAGCTCACCCCACAATGGGATGAGCCCTGATCCAGAGGCTGAGGAGCCCTTCCTGTCCCATGCCAGCTCCCTGCTGTCCCTGCATGTGGACCTGGGGCCTTCTATCCTGGATGAGGTCCTCCAGATCATGGATCAGGACCTAGGCCGTGTGCAGATCCCCACATAA